The stretch of DNA CGGCTGAGCCGTGCAGGTCGGCCGGAACGGACTGGAGCGTCGACACCGCGGCCCGCCCCACCTCGACCGGGTCGATCTCGCCGGCCGCGGTGCCGGTCACGGCAGCTTCGGCGGCGGTGGCGCGTTCGGGCGTGGAACCGAGACCGAGCAGCCCGATGCCGCAACGACGGACGCGGTCGGCGCCGTCGAGCTCGACCGCCACGACCGCGCCGGCGATGGCGAAGTCGCCATGGCGGCGGGCGAGCTCCTCGACGGCATGCCCGGTCCGGCCGCGCCAGGCGGGGAAGTTCACCGCCGTGAGGATCTCGTCGTCGGCGAGGGCGGTGCTCCAGGTGCCGAGGAAGAACTTCTCCGCCGGGATGGTGCGCGCCCCGCGCGGCGAGACGGTCTCCAGCTGCGCGTCGAGGGCGAGCGCCACCGCGGGGAACTCGGCGGCGGGGTCGGCATGGGCGATCGCGCCGCCGACCGTGCCACGGTTG from Parafrankia discariae encodes:
- a CDS encoding FAD binding domain-containing protein; its protein translation is MKASRFAYHAPSTPAEALALLAEHGDSAKVLAGGQSLIPMLAMRLAVFDHLVDLGRIPELVGIERRGDTVRIGAATTHAAVESSADLAGSVPLLVRAAPLIGHFQIRNRGTVGGAIAHADPAAEFPAVALALDAQLETVSPRGARTIPAEKFFLGTWSTALADDEILTAVNFPAWRGRTGHAVEELARRHGDFAIAGAVVAVELDGADRVRRCGIGLLGLGSTPERATAAEAAVTGTAAGEIDPVEVGRAAVSTLQSVPADLHGSADYRRRVGAAMVTRAWQRAIREAHDG